A single region of the Enterobacter cloacae complex sp. R_G8 genome encodes:
- the malK gene encoding maltose/maltodextrin ABC transporter ATP-binding protein MalK — MASVQLRNVTKAWGDVVVSKDINLDIHEGEFVVFVGPSGCGKSTLLRMIAGLETITSGDLLIGDTRMNDIPPAERGVGMVFQSYALYPHLSVAENMSFGLKLAGAKKEVINQRVTQVAEVLQLAHLLERKPKALSGGQRQRVAIGRTLVAEPRVFLLDEPLSNLDAALRVQMRIEISRLHKRLGRTMIYVTHDQVEAMTLADKIVVLDAGRVAQVGKPLELYHYPADRFVAGFIGSPKMNFLPVKVTATAIEQVQVELPNRQQVWLPVDSANVQVGANMSLGIRPEHLLPSHIADVTLEGEVQVVEQLGHETQIHIQIPAIRQNLVYRQNDVVLVEEGATFAIGLPPERCHLFREDGTACRRLHKEPGV; from the coding sequence ATGGCGAGCGTACAGCTGCGTAATGTAACGAAAGCCTGGGGCGATGTGGTGGTGTCAAAAGACATCAATCTCGACATCCACGAAGGTGAATTCGTGGTGTTTGTTGGCCCATCTGGCTGCGGTAAATCAACTCTGCTGCGTATGATTGCCGGTCTTGAAACCATCACCAGCGGTGATTTGCTGATTGGTGATACCCGAATGAACGACATCCCGCCTGCCGAACGAGGCGTCGGCATGGTGTTCCAGTCTTATGCACTCTATCCCCATCTCTCCGTCGCCGAGAACATGTCTTTTGGCCTGAAGCTGGCGGGGGCAAAAAAAGAGGTGATTAACCAGCGCGTCACGCAGGTGGCGGAAGTGTTACAGCTGGCACACCTGCTGGAGCGTAAACCGAAGGCGCTTTCTGGTGGACAGCGTCAGCGCGTCGCGATTGGCCGTACGCTGGTTGCCGAACCGCGCGTCTTCCTGCTGGATGAACCGCTTTCTAACCTGGATGCCGCGCTGCGCGTCCAGATGCGTATCGAAATCTCCCGTCTGCATAAACGTCTTGGCCGCACGATGATTTACGTCACCCACGATCAGGTCGAAGCGATGACGCTGGCCGACAAAATTGTGGTGCTGGACGCCGGCCGCGTGGCACAGGTGGGTAAACCGCTGGAGCTGTATCACTATCCGGCAGACCGCTTTGTTGCGGGCTTTATTGGCTCGCCAAAGATGAACTTCCTGCCCGTCAAGGTCACGGCGACAGCCATTGAACAGGTACAGGTGGAGTTGCCAAACCGTCAGCAAGTCTGGCTGCCGGTCGACAGCGCCAACGTACAGGTGGGGGCCAACATGTCCCTCGGTATTCGTCCTGAGCATTTACTCCCGAGCCACATCGCCGATGTGACGCTGGAAGGTGAAGTTCAGGTCGTCGAACAACTTGGTCACGAAACACAGATTCATATCCAGATCCCCGCCATCCGTCAGAACCTGGTCTACCGCCAGAATGACGTGGTGTTGGTAGAAGAGGGTGCCACATTCGCTATCGGTTTGCCGCCAGAGCGTTGCCATCTGTTCCGTGAAGATGGCACTGCATGTCGTCGGCTGCACAAAGAGCCAGGCGTTTAA
- the malE gene encoding maltose/maltodextrin ABC transporter substrate-binding protein MalE: MKIKTGARVFALSALAAMMISAPALAKIEEGKLVIWINGDKGYNGLAEVGKKFEKDTGIKVTVEHPDKLEEKFPQVAATGDGPDIIFWAHDRFGGYAQSGLLAEVTPDKAFQDKLFPFTWDAVRYNGKLIAYPIAVEALSLIYNKDLVPNPPKTWEEIPKLDKELKAKGKSALMFNLQEPYFTWPLIAADGGYAFKFENGKYDVKDVGVDNAGAKAGLTFLVDLIKNKHMNADTDYSIAEAAFNKGETAMTINGPWAWTNIDKSKINYGVTLLPTFNGKPSKPFVGVLSAGINAASPNKELAKEFLENYLLTDQGLDEVNKDKPLGAVALKSFQDQLAKDPRIAATMDNAQKGEIMPNIPQMAAFWYATRTAVINAAGGRQTVDAALKDAQGRITK, from the coding sequence ATGAAGATCAAGACTGGCGCACGCGTTTTCGCATTGTCCGCCCTGGCAGCAATGATGATTTCCGCACCGGCTCTCGCCAAAATTGAAGAAGGTAAGCTGGTTATCTGGATTAACGGCGACAAAGGCTATAACGGCCTGGCCGAAGTGGGTAAAAAATTCGAGAAAGACACCGGTATCAAAGTCACCGTAGAACACCCGGACAAGCTGGAAGAGAAATTCCCGCAGGTTGCGGCAACCGGTGACGGCCCGGACATCATCTTCTGGGCGCATGACCGTTTCGGAGGTTATGCACAATCCGGCCTGCTGGCGGAAGTCACGCCTGATAAAGCCTTCCAGGACAAACTGTTCCCGTTCACCTGGGACGCCGTTCGCTATAACGGCAAGCTGATCGCTTACCCAATCGCGGTGGAAGCCCTGTCTCTGATTTATAACAAAGACCTGGTGCCTAACCCGCCGAAAACCTGGGAAGAGATCCCGAAACTGGATAAAGAGCTGAAAGCGAAAGGTAAGAGCGCGCTGATGTTCAACCTGCAGGAGCCGTACTTCACCTGGCCGCTGATTGCTGCCGATGGCGGTTACGCGTTCAAGTTTGAAAACGGCAAATATGATGTGAAAGACGTGGGCGTGGACAATGCGGGTGCGAAAGCGGGTCTGACCTTCCTGGTCGATCTGATCAAGAACAAACACATGAACGCGGATACCGATTACTCCATCGCGGAAGCAGCGTTCAACAAAGGCGAAACCGCGATGACCATCAACGGTCCGTGGGCCTGGACCAACATCGACAAGAGCAAAATCAACTACGGCGTGACGCTGCTGCCAACCTTCAACGGCAAACCGTCTAAACCGTTCGTTGGCGTGCTGAGCGCAGGTATCAACGCCGCCAGCCCGAATAAAGAGCTGGCGAAAGAGTTCCTCGAAAACTACCTGCTGACCGATCAGGGTCTGGATGAAGTGAACAAAGACAAACCGCTGGGTGCCGTCGCGCTGAAATCCTTCCAGGATCAGCTGGCGAAAGACCCACGTATCGCGGCAACCATGGATAACGCCCAGAAAGGCGAAATCATGCCGAACATCCCACAGATGGCCGCGTTCTGGTATGCCACCCGTACTGCGGTGATTAACGCCGCAGGCGGTCGTCAGACTGTCGATGCCGCGCTGAAAGATGCACAGGGTCGTATTACTAAGTAA
- the malF gene encoding maltose ABC transporter permease MalF, which produces MDVIKKKHWWQSDVLKWSAIGLLCLLVGYLVVLMYVQGEYLFAIMTLILSSAGLYIFANRKAYAWRYVYPGVAGMGLFVLFPLICTIAIAFTNYSSTNQLAQERATQVLLDRSYQAGKTFNFGLYPAGDEWKLALTDGESGKTFISDAFKFGGEQKLALKEAPALPEGERANLRIITQNRQALTQLTAVLPDESKVTMSSLRQFSGTQPLYTLADDGTLTNNQSGVKYRPNNDIGFYQSVNADGSWGDDKLSPGYTVTIGWDNFTRVFTDEGIQKPFFAIFVWTVVFSVLTVLLTVAVGMVLACLVQWEALKGKAIYRVLLILPYAVPSFISILIFKGLFNQSFGEINMMLSALFGIKPAWFSDPTTARSMIIIVNTWLGYPYMMILCMGLLKAIPDDLYEASAMDGAGPFQNFFKITLPLLIKPLTPLMIASFAFNFNNFVLIQLLTNGGPDRLGTTTPAGYTDLLVSYTYRIAFEGGGGQDFGLAAAIATLIFLLVGALAIVNLKATRMKFD; this is translated from the coding sequence ATGGATGTCATTAAAAAGAAACATTGGTGGCAAAGCGACGTGCTGAAGTGGTCAGCGATCGGTCTGCTCTGTCTGCTGGTGGGTTACCTTGTTGTTTTAATGTACGTACAAGGGGAATATCTGTTTGCCATCATGACGCTGATTTTAAGCTCTGCTGGCCTGTATATTTTCGCCAACCGTAAGGCGTATGCCTGGCGTTATGTCTATCCGGGCGTGGCCGGGATGGGGCTGTTTGTCCTGTTCCCGCTGATCTGTACTATCGCTATCGCATTCACTAACTACAGCAGCACCAACCAGCTCGCGCAAGAGCGCGCCACTCAGGTGCTTCTGGACCGTTCTTATCAGGCAGGCAAGACCTTCAACTTTGGTTTGTATCCTGCGGGTGACGAATGGAAATTAGCACTGACTGACGGCGAGAGCGGCAAAACCTTTATTTCCGACGCTTTCAAATTTGGCGGCGAGCAGAAGCTGGCCTTAAAAGAGGCTCCTGCCCTGCCGGAAGGCGAACGCGCTAACCTGCGTATCATTACCCAGAACCGTCAGGCGCTGACTCAGCTCACCGCCGTGCTGCCGGACGAAAGCAAAGTGACCATGAGCTCGCTGCGCCAGTTCTCCGGCACGCAGCCACTCTACACCCTGGCAGATGACGGCACGCTGACGAATAACCAGAGCGGCGTGAAGTACCGTCCGAACAACGATATTGGTTTCTATCAGTCTGTAAACGCCGACGGCAGCTGGGGCGATGACAAACTCAGCCCGGGTTATACCGTGACCATCGGCTGGGACAACTTTACCCGCGTGTTTACCGACGAAGGGATCCAGAAGCCGTTCTTTGCTATCTTCGTCTGGACGGTGGTCTTCTCCGTACTGACGGTACTCCTGACCGTTGCTGTGGGCATGGTGCTGGCCTGCCTCGTGCAGTGGGAAGCCCTGAAAGGCAAAGCGATCTACCGCGTGCTGCTGATCCTGCCGTATGCCGTTCCGTCGTTTATCTCAATTCTGATTTTCAAAGGGCTGTTTAACCAGAGCTTCGGTGAAATCAACATGATGCTGAGCGCGCTGTTCGGCATCAAACCGGCCTGGTTCAGCGACCCGACTACCGCCCGTTCGATGATTATCATCGTCAACACCTGGCTGGGTTATCCGTACATGATGATCCTGTGCATGGGCCTGCTGAAGGCCATCCCGGACGACCTGTACGAAGCCTCGGCAATGGATGGCGCGGGTCCGTTCCAGAACTTCTTTAAGATTACGCTGCCGCTGCTCATCAAGCCGCTGACCCCGCTGATGATTGCCAGCTTTGCCTTCAACTTTAACAACTTCGTGCTGATTCAGCTGTTGACCAACGGTGGCCCGGATCGTCTCGGTACCACCACGCCGGCCGGCTATACCGACCTGCTCGTGAGCTACACCTATCGCATCGCCTTTGAAGGCGGCGGCGGTCAGGACTTTGGTCTGGCGGCAGCGATTGCCACCCTGATCTTCCTGCTGGTGGGCGCACTGGCGATAGTGAACCTGAAAGCCACACGTATGAAATTTGACTAA
- the malG gene encoding maltose ABC transporter permease MalG, whose product MAMVQPKSQKLRLLATHLGLLIFIAAIMFPLLMVIAISLRSGNFATGSLIPDEISWEHWKLALGFSVEHADGRVTPPPFPVLLWLWNSVKIAGITAIGIVTLSTTCAYAFARMKFPGKASLLKGMLIFQMFPAVLSLVALYALFDRLGQYVPFIGLNTHGGVIFAYLGGIALHVWTIKGYFETIDGSLEEAAALDGATPWQAFRLVLLPLSVPILAVVFILSFIAAITEVPVASLLLRDVNSYTLAVGMQQYLNPQNYLWGDFAAAAVLSAIPITVVFLLAQRWLVNGLTAGGVKG is encoded by the coding sequence ATGGCTATGGTACAACCCAAATCTCAGAAACTGCGCCTCCTGGCGACGCACTTAGGGCTGCTGATTTTTATTGCGGCAATCATGTTCCCGCTGCTGATGGTCATCGCCATCTCCCTGCGTTCGGGTAACTTCGCTACCGGCAGCCTGATCCCGGACGAAATCTCCTGGGAGCACTGGAAGCTCGCGCTGGGCTTCAGCGTGGAGCATGCCGATGGCCGCGTCACCCCGCCGCCGTTCCCGGTGCTGTTATGGCTGTGGAACTCGGTGAAAATCGCCGGGATCACTGCGATAGGTATTGTGACGCTCTCAACGACCTGTGCATACGCTTTCGCCCGTATGAAGTTCCCGGGCAAGGCCTCACTGCTGAAAGGGATGCTGATTTTCCAGATGTTCCCGGCGGTACTGTCTCTGGTCGCGTTGTATGCCTTGTTTGACCGCCTGGGCCAGTATGTGCCGTTTATCGGCCTGAACACCCACGGCGGCGTGATCTTCGCCTATCTTGGCGGTATCGCCCTGCATGTGTGGACCATCAAAGGCTATTTCGAAACCATCGACGGCTCGCTGGAAGAAGCAGCGGCGCTGGATGGCGCGACGCCATGGCAGGCGTTCCGTCTGGTTCTGCTGCCGCTGTCGGTGCCTATCCTGGCGGTGGTGTTTATCCTGTCGTTTATCGCCGCCATCACCGAAGTGCCGGTCGCGTCTCTGTTACTGCGTGATGTGAATAGTTACACCCTCGCCGTGGGTATGCAGCAATACCTCAACCCGCAAAACTACCTGTGGGGCGACTTTGCCGCGGCGGCCGTACTCTCTGCCATCCCGATTACCGTGGTGTTCCTGCTGGCCCAGCGCTGGCTGGTCAACGGCCTGACGGCGGGCGGTGTGAAAGGTTAA
- the psiE gene encoding phosphate-starvation-inducible protein PsiE, translating into MTSLTRPRVEFISTILQTVLNLGLLSLGLILVVFLGKETVHLADVLFAPEQTSKYALVEGLVVYFLYFEFIALIVKYFQSGFHFPLRYFVYIGITAIVRLIIVDHKSPLDVLIYSAAILLLVITLWLCNSKRLKRE; encoded by the coding sequence ATGACATCCCTGACTCGCCCGCGCGTTGAGTTCATCTCAACTATCCTCCAGACCGTGCTGAACCTCGGTCTGCTGAGCCTTGGCCTGATCCTGGTCGTCTTTTTGGGTAAAGAGACGGTGCATCTGGCAGATGTGTTGTTCGCCCCCGAGCAAACCAGCAAATATGCGCTGGTGGAAGGCCTGGTGGTCTACTTTCTCTACTTTGAATTTATCGCCCTGATTGTGAAGTATTTCCAGTCAGGCTTTCACTTCCCTCTGCGCTATTTTGTCTACATTGGGATCACCGCGATAGTGCGGCTGATCATCGTCGATCATAAATCTCCCCTTGATGTGCTGATCTACTCGGCGGCGATCCTGCTGCTGGTGATCACCCTCTGGCTGTGTAATTCGAAGCGGCTGAAGCGCGAATAA
- a CDS encoding acyltransferase, translating to MERRPTGVRNVTCGENVTLYEPCNLYDCVLGNGVFVGPFVEIQGHTRIGDESKIQSHTFICEYVSIGERCFIGHGVMFANDLFRDGKPNADRNSWGRITVGNDVSIGSGATILAVSICDGVVIGAGSVVTKSITEKGIYAGNPARLLRRL from the coding sequence ATGGAGCGCAGACCTACCGGGGTTCGCAACGTAACCTGTGGCGAAAATGTCACTCTTTATGAGCCCTGTAATCTTTATGACTGCGTGCTTGGCAACGGTGTGTTTGTCGGCCCGTTTGTTGAAATCCAGGGCCATACGCGCATTGGCGATGAGAGCAAAATTCAGTCCCACACCTTCATTTGCGAGTACGTCAGCATAGGCGAACGCTGTTTTATTGGTCATGGGGTGATGTTTGCCAACGATCTGTTTCGCGACGGCAAACCCAATGCTGACCGGAACAGCTGGGGACGCATTACCGTGGGAAATGATGTGTCGATTGGCAGTGGCGCCACCATTCTGGCGGTCTCCATCTGCGACGGGGTGGTGATTGGTGCGGGGAGCGTGGTGACCAAATCCATCACCGAGAAAGGCATTTATGCGGGAAACCCGGCGAGGCTGTTGCGCCGCTTGTGA
- a CDS encoding YjbH domain-containing protein, protein MKKTYLYSMLALCVSAACHAETYPAPIGPSQSDFGGVGLLQTPTARMAREGEISLNYRDNDQYRYYSASVQLFPWLETTLRYTDVRTKQYSSVDAFSGDQTYKDKAFDVKLRLWEESYWMPQVSVGAKDIGGTGLFDAEYIVASKAWGPFDFSLGLGWGYLGTSGNVKNPFCTYSDKFCYRDNSYQKAGSINGDQMFHGPASLFGGVEYQTPWQPLRLKLEYEGNDYSQDFAGKIEQKSKFNVGAIYRVTDWADVNLSYERGNTVMFGFTLRTNFNDMRPHYNDNARPAYQPEPQDAILQHSVVANQLTLLKYNAGLADPKIQVKGDTLYVTGEQVKYRDSREGIERANRIIMNDLPEGIRTIRVTENRLNLPQVTTETDVASLKRHLEGEPLGHETELVQKRVEPIVPETTEQGWYIDKSRFDFHIDPVLNQSVGGPENFYMYQLGVMASADLWVTDHLLTTGSLFGNLANNYDKFNYTNPPNDSKLPRVRTRVREYVQNDAYVNNLQANYFQYFGNGFYGQVYGGYLETMYGGAGAEVLYRPVDSNWAFGIDANYVKQRDWRSAQDMMKFTDYSVKTGHLTAYWTPSFAQDVLVKASVGQYLAGDKGGTLDISKHFDSGVVVGGYATITNVSPDEYGEGDFTKGVYVSIPLDLFSSGPTRSRAAIGWTPLTRDGGQQLGRKFQLYDMTSDKNINFR, encoded by the coding sequence ATGAAAAAAACCTATCTCTATAGCATGCTGGCACTGTGTGTGAGTGCCGCCTGTCATGCAGAAACGTATCCGGCACCCATTGGCCCGTCTCAGTCAGACTTCGGTGGCGTCGGTTTACTGCAAACCCCTACCGCGCGTATGGCGCGAGAAGGGGAAATTAGCCTTAACTATCGTGATAACGACCAGTACCGCTACTATTCTGCATCCGTACAGCTGTTCCCATGGCTCGAAACCACGCTGCGTTACACCGACGTACGGACGAAACAGTACAGCAGCGTGGACGCGTTCTCCGGCGATCAAACCTACAAAGATAAAGCCTTCGACGTAAAACTGCGTCTGTGGGAAGAGAGCTACTGGATGCCGCAGGTTTCCGTGGGGGCGAAAGATATCGGCGGTACCGGCCTGTTCGACGCGGAGTACATTGTCGCCAGTAAGGCCTGGGGGCCGTTTGACTTCTCACTGGGGCTTGGCTGGGGCTATCTCGGTACCAGCGGCAACGTGAAAAACCCGTTCTGCACTTACAGCGACAAATTCTGCTATCGCGATAACAGCTATCAGAAAGCGGGTTCCATTAACGGTGACCAGATGTTCCATGGCCCGGCGTCCCTGTTTGGCGGCGTGGAGTATCAGACGCCGTGGCAGCCGCTGCGCCTGAAGCTGGAGTACGAAGGAAACGACTACTCACAGGACTTCGCCGGGAAAATTGAGCAGAAGAGCAAGTTTAACGTCGGCGCCATTTACCGCGTCACCGATTGGGCCGACGTTAACCTCAGCTACGAGCGCGGCAATACCGTCATGTTCGGCTTTACGCTGCGCACGAACTTTAACGATATGCGACCGCACTATAACGACAACGCGCGGCCTGCATATCAGCCAGAGCCTCAGGATGCCATTCTGCAGCACTCCGTGGTGGCCAATCAGCTGACACTGCTGAAATATAACGCTGGTCTGGCCGATCCGAAGATTCAGGTGAAAGGCGATACGCTGTATGTGACCGGCGAGCAGGTGAAATATCGCGACTCGCGGGAAGGGATCGAACGTGCCAACCGGATCATCATGAACGATCTGCCGGAGGGGATCCGCACGATCCGCGTAACGGAGAACCGCCTGAACCTGCCGCAGGTGACGACGGAAACGGACGTGGCCAGCCTTAAGCGCCATCTGGAGGGCGAGCCGCTGGGGCATGAAACCGAGCTGGTACAAAAACGCGTTGAGCCGATCGTGCCGGAGACGACCGAGCAGGGCTGGTATATCGATAAATCGCGCTTCGATTTCCACATCGACCCGGTGCTAAACCAGTCTGTCGGTGGGCCGGAAAACTTCTACATGTACCAGTTGGGCGTGATGGCGTCGGCGGATCTGTGGGTGACCGACCACCTGCTGACCACCGGCAGCCTGTTTGGCAACCTTGCCAACAACTACGACAAGTTCAACTACACCAATCCGCCGAACGACTCGAAGCTGCCGCGCGTGCGTACCCGCGTCCGTGAGTACGTGCAGAACGATGCCTACGTAAACAACCTGCAGGCCAACTACTTCCAGTACTTCGGTAATGGCTTCTACGGTCAGGTCTACGGCGGTTATCTGGAAACCATGTACGGCGGCGCGGGGGCGGAAGTGCTTTATCGTCCGGTGGACAGCAACTGGGCGTTTGGTATTGATGCCAACTACGTTAAACAGCGTGACTGGCGCAGCGCGCAGGACATGATGAAGTTCACCGACTATAGCGTGAAAACCGGTCACCTGACGGCCTACTGGACGCCGTCGTTCGCCCAGGACGTGCTGGTGAAAGCCAGCGTGGGTCAGTACCTGGCGGGCGATAAGGGCGGCACGCTGGATATCTCCAAACACTTCGACAGCGGAGTGGTGGTAGGCGGTTACGCCACCATCACCAACGTTTCGCCGGACGAATACGGGGAAGGGGACTTCACCAAAGGGGTGTATGTGTCGATTCCACTGGATCTGTTCTCATCCGGCCCAACCCGCAGCCGTGCGGCCATTGGCTGGACGCCGCTGACGCGCGACGGGGGCCAGCAGTTGGGCCGTAAGTTCCAGCTGTATGACATGACCAGCGATAAGAACATTAACTTCCGCTGA
- a CDS encoding capsule biosynthesis GfcC D2 domain-containing protein: MKTLIRVALIASFATPLAWSAGTVKVYTPDNAQPKTLTNAGHLIDLVGQPRLANSWWPGAVIGERQATVEAEQKHKALLARLTGLAEQEDGDDAAAINSLRQQLLALKVTGRQKVNLDPDEVRVTEKGNPALEGDYTLWLPAQPTTITVMGLISSPGKKPFTPGRDVASYLDEQSLLSGADNSYAWVIYPDGNTQKAPVAYWNKRHIEPMPGSIIFVGFADHFWTKAYDGLNADILHSLIQRIPE, from the coding sequence ATGAAAACACTTATTCGCGTTGCGCTGATCGCAAGCTTTGCCACACCGCTCGCCTGGTCTGCCGGGACGGTGAAGGTCTACACACCGGACAACGCGCAGCCCAAAACGTTGACGAACGCCGGGCATCTGATTGATCTCGTCGGCCAGCCAAGACTGGCAAACAGCTGGTGGCCAGGGGCGGTGATCGGTGAGCGGCAGGCAACGGTTGAGGCGGAACAAAAACACAAGGCGCTGCTCGCCAGGTTAACCGGGTTAGCAGAGCAGGAAGACGGTGACGATGCGGCAGCCATTAACAGCCTTCGCCAGCAGCTTCTGGCGCTGAAGGTCACCGGAAGACAAAAGGTCAATCTCGATCCGGATGAAGTCCGCGTGACGGAAAAAGGCAATCCGGCACTCGAGGGCGACTACACGCTCTGGCTCCCCGCGCAGCCTACCACCATCACCGTGATGGGGCTTATCAGCAGTCCGGGGAAAAAGCCTTTTACCCCCGGCCGCGACGTGGCGAGCTATCTCGACGAGCAGAGCCTGTTGAGTGGTGCGGATAACAGCTACGCCTGGGTGATTTACCCTGACGGGAACACGCAAAAAGCACCGGTCGCCTACTGGAACAAGCGGCATATCGAACCTATGCCAGGCAGCATAATTTTTGTCGGTTTTGCCGACCACTTCTGGACGAAGGCGTATGACGGGCTGAATGCCGATATCCTTCATTCCCTGATACAGCGGATACCGGAATAA
- a CDS encoding YjbF family lipoprotein has protein sequence MKRPAIILICLLLQACSATTKGLGNSLWESMFGTPGVHLTDDELQNMPYASQYMQLNDGPQLFVVLAFDENGQQKWVTQDQATIVTQHSRIVKTLLGGDNLLEVNNLAADPLIKPNQITDGASWTRTMGWTEHKQVRYATARSTFRWDGMDSVRVGSDETQVRVLDEEVTTDRATWHNRFWVDEDGQIRQSLQYLGAGFFPVKTTLIKAAKS, from the coding sequence GTGAAGCGACCTGCAATCATCCTGATTTGCCTGCTGTTGCAGGCGTGCTCGGCCACCACCAAAGGGCTGGGTAATTCACTGTGGGAAAGCATGTTCGGTACACCGGGCGTGCATTTGACCGATGATGAACTTCAGAACATGCCGTATGCCAGTCAGTACATGCAGCTCAACGATGGGCCGCAACTGTTTGTGGTGCTCGCTTTCGATGAAAACGGGCAGCAGAAATGGGTGACGCAGGATCAGGCCACCATCGTGACGCAACATAGCCGTATTGTGAAAACCCTGCTCGGTGGCGACAACCTCCTCGAGGTCAACAACCTCGCGGCCGATCCGCTCATCAAACCGAACCAGATCACCGACGGTGCAAGCTGGACGCGGACAATGGGGTGGACGGAACACAAGCAGGTTCGTTACGCCACCGCCCGCTCTACCTTCCGCTGGGACGGTATGGACAGCGTCAGGGTAGGCAGCGACGAAACTCAGGTTCGCGTACTGGATGAAGAGGTCACGACCGATCGGGCGACCTGGCATAACCGTTTCTGGGTGGATGAGGACGGGCAGATCCGCCAGTCATTGCAGTATCTGGGTGCCGGATTCTTCCCGGTCAAAACCACGCTGATCAAGGCCGCGAAATCATGA
- the yjbE gene encoding exopolysaccharide production protein YjbE: MKKVLYGIFAISALAATSVYAAPVQVGEAAGSAATSASAGSSTAASASTVSSAVGVALAATGGGDGSNTGTTTTTTTSTQ; encoded by the coding sequence ATGAAGAAAGTACTGTATGGCATTTTTGCCATATCTGCGCTTGCGGCGACATCTGTTTATGCAGCTCCGGTTCAGGTCGGGGAAGCAGCAGGGTCGGCTGCGACGTCTGCGTCTGCGGGGAGTTCTACCGCAGCCAGCGCCAGCACCGTAAGTTCAGCCGTGGGTGTCGCGCTGGCGGCAACCGGTGGCGGTGATGGCTCCAATACCGGAACCACGACCACCACAACGACCAGCACCCAGTAA